TCCCGGTAGCCGATACGCCCGCTGTCGGTCAGCCAGGCGATGTGACGATCAAGACACTCCGCCAGATCCGCGTCCCTCGCCGCCAACGCGAACCCGCCGGTTTCCGCCCGCGCATCGAGCGCCGTAACCACCAACGCCCCGCCATGCGCGCGGGCGGTGGACCGGTTGCCGATCTCACCCCGGGCTAGCGCGTCGATCCGTCCGGCGGTCAACGCATCGATCATCGCCGCTTCCTCGGTGAAGTAGACCACCTGCGGCTTGTCCTCATCGACGGGCCACAGACGCTGCCGGTCGGCCAGGCCCAGTGTGGCGCCCGCAGCGCCCACGACGTAATCGGCGCTGCCGTCGGCTACCACCACACCGCCGGCCGTCTCCACTCGTGTGCCGGCGGCCAGCACCCCGGCGGCGTCGGCGATCCCGGTCAGCTCCAGGAAGCGCGCCTCCCCCGTGGTCCCGGTCAACACGCCTACCCGGTCCGCTCCGGTCAGATCACGGTGCCCGGACAAACGCTCCGCGTCCGCCGCCCGCACCAGCAGCGACTGGCGAAACGTGATGTGGCCGGCGGTGAACACGACCACACTCCTGCCGGAGGCGTCGCGGGTGCGGGAATCAAGGATCGTGATGCCGCCCGCCACGATGTCGTATTCAGTGCCGACCGGCTGCTGCCAGATTCCGTCCCATGCCCCGATCCCGCCCCGGTCGAAGGTCAGGTTCGCCCCCTCCATCGCTTCCAGCGCGGTCAGCAGGTCCGCCTCATATCCCCGATGGTCGTCGAACCCAGGTGATGCCGGATCCGGGTCGGCGCTGTAGCTCACCGGCTCGAAGTGCGCATAGAAACCAAGCCGCAGGACACTCCCCGCCGGTGCGCACGCGCCCGCACCTTCGCCGATGAGCGGCGAGACCGCGGTGAGGCCACACAGCAGCCCGATTCCCGCCGTCCTGATTCCGGCCGCTGCCCCTCTCCGGCTTCCTGTCTGCATCGCTTCAGGTAGCGTCTCTGGCTTGGCACCGAGCGTCAACACGCGTTGCGATGCCGGCCTGCAAGCGGGTGTCTCCGTGTTGGAGCGTGCCACAGGTCAAGCGCCGACTGGTGAAAGTGGCCGCAAGCAGAGAAGGCTCGGCTCGCGCGTCCGGCCGGTCGGCCGGCGTCGCGGTGCTGCCATACACTGGATAGCTATCCCAAGGGTCTAGTCCCGCTGCTCTTGGCGTCCGTACCCTCACGGGTCGTAGCGGGCGGCGTTGACGGCCGGTGGGAAACAGGGCTACCAAACAGACGCGGCGTTGAGAGCCGGGAGCGAGGTTGCATGGCGGATGGCTTGAGATACGGTTTGATCGGGTGCGGAGGCATCGCGCGCGGGCACATGGCGGCCTACAGCCATCTGTTCGAGATGGTGGCCTGCTGCGACATCTACGAACCAGCCGCCGACGAGTTTCAGCGGCGGTTTGGCTTCGAGCGCACCTACACCGACGTGCGCGCCATGCTGGAGGCCGAGCGCCTGGACTTCGTGACCGTGTGCACCTCCACCACCCACGACCGCCTCGACATCGTGCTCGCGTGCGCCGCGGCGGGCGTCCACCCGCTGGTGGAGAAACCGATGGCGCTGACCCGCGAGCAGGCTCGGCAGATGGTCGCGGCCTGCGAGGCGGCGGGCGTCAGGCTGGCTGTGTCGCAGCAGTACCGTAACTTCCCGCACGTCAAGGCGGCGTACGACCTGCTGCGCTCCGGCACCCTCGGCAAACCGTTCCTGGGCGAGTTGCGCATGGCGCACTTCGCCTGGTTTCCGCTCAAGGGCGCCAAGCGCAGCGACTACTTCGTGAAGTTCGACAAGGTGATGCTGCTCAACGGCACCGTGCACCACTTCGACATGCTCCGCTTCCTGCTCGCCGAGGAGCCGGAGCGCATCTACACGCGCGCCGGACAGGCGCCGTTCCGCACCGCCATCGGCGAGCGCGGCGACACCTGGGGCGTTTCCACGGTCGACTTCCCGGACTGCACCTTCCAGGTGTTCAACTCCTCCGACTGCCACGGCGGCGAGATGCAGTGGGACGGCTGGACGCACATCGAGTGCGAGCGCGGCTCGATCTACCTCAACCCCGACGCCGACACCCCGCTCAAGGCGTACAGCGCCGACCTGAAGTCGTGGATCTTCCCCGACCTGCCGGCGCGCGACGA
This window of the Spirochaetaceae bacterium genome carries:
- a CDS encoding transporter substrate-binding domain-containing protein, which produces MQTGSRRGAAAGIRTAGIGLLCGLTAVSPLIGEGAGACAPAGSVLRLGFYAHFEPVSYSADPDPASPGFDDHRGYEADLLTALEAMEGANLTFDRGGIGAWDGIWQQPVGTEYDIVAGGITILDSRTRDASGRSVVVFTAGHITFRQSLLVRAADAERLSGHRDLTGADRVGVLTGTTGEARFLELTGIADAAGVLAAGTRVETAGGVVVADGSADYVVGAAGATLGLADRQRLWPVDEDKPQVVYFTEEAAMIDALTAGRIDALARGEIGNRSTARAHGGALVVTALDARAETGGFALAARDADLAECLDRHIAWLTDSGRIGYREWHEAPAIFLWRARQWPGRE
- a CDS encoding Gfo/Idh/MocA family oxidoreductase, with the translated sequence MADGLRYGLIGCGGIARGHMAAYSHLFEMVACCDIYEPAADEFQRRFGFERTYTDVRAMLEAERLDFVTVCTSTTHDRLDIVLACAAAGVHPLVEKPMALTREQARQMVAACEAAGVRLAVSQQYRNFPHVKAAYDLLRSGTLGKPFLGELRMAHFAWFPLKGAKRSDYFVKFDKVMLLNGTVHHFDMLRFLLAEEPERIYTRAGQAPFRTAIGERGDTWGVSTVDFPDCTFQVFNSSDCHGGEMQWDGWTHIECERGSIYLNPDADTPLKAYSADLKSWIFPDLPARDEFRTVAWQTTVRQFTEWIAGGPEHPTSGRDNLGTLAMVFAAYDSAEQGAPLEVGSV